Proteins from a single region of Apium graveolens cultivar Ventura chromosome 7, ASM990537v1, whole genome shotgun sequence:
- the LOC141671456 gene encoding G-type lectin S-receptor-like serine/threonine-protein kinase At4g27290 isoform X1 gives MNNLLCFILIFFLIFIDTGLAADILNVKQTLGDDGNSSIVSPGGEFELGFFSPGSSKNRYLGIWFKNVSNRTVVWVANRETPILDTFGVLRIDVNGNLELVNGRNITMWFSNSTKSSKNNPVVAQLMDSSNLVIRYENDTDPENYLWQSADHPTDHILSGMKLGWDLSTGLERYLRSWKSVNDPSPGNYSFRMYLEGYPQMKVADDSTSTTSFRFGPWDGIQFSGLSFDIPDLNFDLKLIVTDDEIYSKFDVNNNSRPVRFDLNPDGYIELLTWFDNFKNWTFSQYISVLYDECDPYGLCGAFGSCDITRAQSGQSACECLGGFVPRSPEKWKVADWSDGCVHAAQLSCGSGDGFQKIPNIKLPDTQTSWFNRSMSLADCETECRKNCSCTAYSNVDIRQGGSGCMLWFDDLIDMRNYADNGLPLYVRTATKSAVDGSSSKKGGVKILAIVIPVIIGLLALVGVILICLYRKRKLRSKGLVALKPSDDAENENEGKDLELPLVEFEEIAKATNNFSLNNKLGEGGFGPVYKGILDDGQEIAVKRLSKTSKQGLDEFKNEVKCIAELQHRNLVRLLGCSIENGEMLLIYEYMSNKSLDVFIFDKELSMSLDWPKRYNIINGIAKGLLYLHQDSRLRIIHRDLKAGNVLLDHEMNPKISDFGLARSFADNESAVNTVRVVGTYGYMAPEYAIEGLFSIKSDSYSFGVLLLEIVSGKKIRQFYNSKDNLNLLGHAWKLFDEGKFTDLIDEAIMGSCNSSEVLRAIQIGLLCVQPYPQDRPNMTYVVSMLDSENELPKPKQPGFFTDNRVQQRSEYPFYNSESSLTINDLSITVLDPR, from the exons ATGAATAATTTATTGTGCttcattttgatatttttcttgatttttatagACACTGGTCTTGCAGCTGACATCTTGAATGTGAAGCAAACACTTGGAGATGATGGCAACAGCAGTATTGTATCACCTGGTGGCGAATTCGAGCTTGGATTCTTCAGTCCAGGAAGCTCCAAGAATCGATATCTAGGCATATGGTTCAAGAATGTATCCAACAGGACTGTGGTTTGGGTAGCTAACAGAGAGACTCCCATTCTTGACACTTTTGGAGTGCTAAGGATTGATGTCAATGGGAATTTGGAACTTGTGAATGGCAGAAACATCACAATGTGGTTTTCTAATTCGACAAAATCCTCGAAGAATAATCCTGTAGTGGCACAACTAATGGATTCATCAAACCTTGTGATCAGGTATGAAAATGACACTGACCCTGAAAATTATCTGTGGCAAAGTGCTGATCATCCTACTGATCATATTTTATCAGGCATGAAACTTGGTTGGGATTTAAGTACGGGGCTGGAACGATATCTAAGGTCCTGGAAAAGTGTTAATGATCCTTCACCAGGTAATTACAGTTTTAGAATGTATCTTGAAGGATATCCACAGATGAAAGTGGCTGATGATTCTACTTCTACTACAAGTTTCAGATTTGGACCATGGGATGGTATTCAATTTAGTGGCTTGTCATTTGATATCCCGGATCTCAATTTTGACTTGAAACTTATTGTCACAGATGATGAAATATATTCCAAGTTTGATGTCAACAATAATTCTAGGCCTGTGAGGTTTGATTTGAATCCTGATGGATATATTGAACTTTTAACTTGGTTTGACAATTTTAAAAATTGGACGTTCAGTCAGTACATTAGTGTGCTTTACGATGAATGTGACCCTTATGGACTTTGTGGGGCATTTGGTAGTTGTGATATTACTCGGGCTCAATCAGGACAAAGTGCTTGTGAATGTTTAGGAGGATTTGTGCCTAGATCTCCGGAAAAATGGAAAGTTGCAGATTGGTCTGACGGATGTGTTCATGCAGCTCAATTAAGTTGTGGCAGTGGAGACGGATTTCAGAAGATTCCAAATATTAAGTTGCCTGATACGCAGACTTCATGGTTCAATCGAAGCATGAGCCTTGCTGATTGTGAGACTGAGTGCAGGAAAAATTGTTCATGTACAGCTTACTCAAATGTGGATATTAGACAAGGTGGATCTGGCTGCATGTTATGGTTTGATGATCTCATTGATATGAGAAATTATGCAGACAATGGCCTTCCTCTTTATGTTAGGACTGCTACTAAATCTG CTGTAGATGGGAGCTCGAGTAAAAAGGGGGGAGTGAAGATCCTTGCCATTGTCATTCCTGTGATAATAGGATTACTAGCACTTGTAGGCGTAATTCTGATATGTCTATACAGGAAGAGAAAGCTGAGGAGCAAAG GATTAGTCGCACTGAAACCTAGTGATGATGCTGAAAATGAAAATGAGGGTAAGGATTTGGAGTTGCCATTGGTTGAATTTGAAGAAATTGCCAAGGCCACCAATAACTTCTCCCTTAACAATAAGCTTGGAGAGGGTGGTTTCGGTCCTGTCTAcaag GGGATTTTGGACGATGGACAGGAAATAGCTGTAAAGAGGCTCTCCAAGACTTCAAAACAAGGACTAGATGAGTTTAAGAATGAAGTGAAATGCATTGCCGAACTACAGCACAGAAATCTTGTGAGGCTCTTAGGATGTAGCATTGAGAATGGAGAAATGTTATTGATCTACGAATACATGTCCAACAAAAGTTTAGATGTCTTCATTTTTG ACAAAGAGCTAAGCATGTCACTGGATTGGCCAAAGCGCTACAATATTATTAACGGCATTGCCAAAGGACTACTGTATCTTCACCAAGACTCGAGACTGAGAATCATTCATAGAGATCTCAAAGCTGGCAACGTTTTACTTGATCATGAGATGAATCCTAAAATTTCAGATTTTGGCTTAGCAAGAAGTTTTGCAGATAATGAAAGTGCAGTGAACACAGTTCGAGTAGTTGGAACATA TGGTTACATGGCCCCGGAGTATGCTATCGAAGGACTATTCTCAATTAAATCTGATTCGTACAGTTTTGGCGTGCTGCTCCTAGAGATAGTAAGTGGAAAAAAGATCAGACAATTCTATAATTCAAAGGACAACCTTAACCTTCTCGGTCATGCTTGGAAACTTTTTGATGAGGGAAAATTCACAGACCTTATCGACGAAGCAATAATGGGGTCATGCAATTCATCAGAAGTTTTGCGAGCAATTCAAATTGGATTATTATGCGTTCAACCATATCCACAAGACAGACCAAACATGACATACGTTGTGTCGATGCTGGACAGTGAAAATGAGCTTCCTAAGCCAAAACAACCTGGTTTTTTCACTGATAACAGAGTGCAACAACGTTCAGAGTATCCATTTTACAACAGTGAATCAAGTTTAACAATCAATGATCTATCTATTACAGTGTTAGATCCTAGGTAG
- the LOC141671456 gene encoding G-type lectin S-receptor-like serine/threonine-protein kinase At4g27290 isoform X2, whose product MKLGWDLSTGLERYLRSWKSVNDPSPGNYSFRMYLEGYPQMKVADDSTSTTSFRFGPWDGIQFSGLSFDIPDLNFDLKLIVTDDEIYSKFDVNNNSRPVRFDLNPDGYIELLTWFDNFKNWTFSQYISVLYDECDPYGLCGAFGSCDITRAQSGQSACECLGGFVPRSPEKWKVADWSDGCVHAAQLSCGSGDGFQKIPNIKLPDTQTSWFNRSMSLADCETECRKNCSCTAYSNVDIRQGGSGCMLWFDDLIDMRNYADNGLPLYVRTATKSAVDGSSSKKGGVKILAIVIPVIIGLLALVGVILICLYRKRKLRSKGLVALKPSDDAENENEGKDLELPLVEFEEIAKATNNFSLNNKLGEGGFGPVYKGILDDGQEIAVKRLSKTSKQGLDEFKNEVKCIAELQHRNLVRLLGCSIENGEMLLIYEYMSNKSLDVFIFDKELSMSLDWPKRYNIINGIAKGLLYLHQDSRLRIIHRDLKAGNVLLDHEMNPKISDFGLARSFADNESAVNTVRVVGTYGYMAPEYAIEGLFSIKSDSYSFGVLLLEIVSGKKIRQFYNSKDNLNLLGHAWKLFDEGKFTDLIDEAIMGSCNSSEVLRAIQIGLLCVQPYPQDRPNMTYVVSMLDSENELPKPKQPGFFTDNRVQQRSEYPFYNSESSLTINDLSITVLDPR is encoded by the exons ATGAAACTTGGTTGGGATTTAAGTACGGGGCTGGAACGATATCTAAGGTCCTGGAAAAGTGTTAATGATCCTTCACCAGGTAATTACAGTTTTAGAATGTATCTTGAAGGATATCCACAGATGAAAGTGGCTGATGATTCTACTTCTACTACAAGTTTCAGATTTGGACCATGGGATGGTATTCAATTTAGTGGCTTGTCATTTGATATCCCGGATCTCAATTTTGACTTGAAACTTATTGTCACAGATGATGAAATATATTCCAAGTTTGATGTCAACAATAATTCTAGGCCTGTGAGGTTTGATTTGAATCCTGATGGATATATTGAACTTTTAACTTGGTTTGACAATTTTAAAAATTGGACGTTCAGTCAGTACATTAGTGTGCTTTACGATGAATGTGACCCTTATGGACTTTGTGGGGCATTTGGTAGTTGTGATATTACTCGGGCTCAATCAGGACAAAGTGCTTGTGAATGTTTAGGAGGATTTGTGCCTAGATCTCCGGAAAAATGGAAAGTTGCAGATTGGTCTGACGGATGTGTTCATGCAGCTCAATTAAGTTGTGGCAGTGGAGACGGATTTCAGAAGATTCCAAATATTAAGTTGCCTGATACGCAGACTTCATGGTTCAATCGAAGCATGAGCCTTGCTGATTGTGAGACTGAGTGCAGGAAAAATTGTTCATGTACAGCTTACTCAAATGTGGATATTAGACAAGGTGGATCTGGCTGCATGTTATGGTTTGATGATCTCATTGATATGAGAAATTATGCAGACAATGGCCTTCCTCTTTATGTTAGGACTGCTACTAAATCTG CTGTAGATGGGAGCTCGAGTAAAAAGGGGGGAGTGAAGATCCTTGCCATTGTCATTCCTGTGATAATAGGATTACTAGCACTTGTAGGCGTAATTCTGATATGTCTATACAGGAAGAGAAAGCTGAGGAGCAAAG GATTAGTCGCACTGAAACCTAGTGATGATGCTGAAAATGAAAATGAGGGTAAGGATTTGGAGTTGCCATTGGTTGAATTTGAAGAAATTGCCAAGGCCACCAATAACTTCTCCCTTAACAATAAGCTTGGAGAGGGTGGTTTCGGTCCTGTCTAcaag GGGATTTTGGACGATGGACAGGAAATAGCTGTAAAGAGGCTCTCCAAGACTTCAAAACAAGGACTAGATGAGTTTAAGAATGAAGTGAAATGCATTGCCGAACTACAGCACAGAAATCTTGTGAGGCTCTTAGGATGTAGCATTGAGAATGGAGAAATGTTATTGATCTACGAATACATGTCCAACAAAAGTTTAGATGTCTTCATTTTTG ACAAAGAGCTAAGCATGTCACTGGATTGGCCAAAGCGCTACAATATTATTAACGGCATTGCCAAAGGACTACTGTATCTTCACCAAGACTCGAGACTGAGAATCATTCATAGAGATCTCAAAGCTGGCAACGTTTTACTTGATCATGAGATGAATCCTAAAATTTCAGATTTTGGCTTAGCAAGAAGTTTTGCAGATAATGAAAGTGCAGTGAACACAGTTCGAGTAGTTGGAACATA TGGTTACATGGCCCCGGAGTATGCTATCGAAGGACTATTCTCAATTAAATCTGATTCGTACAGTTTTGGCGTGCTGCTCCTAGAGATAGTAAGTGGAAAAAAGATCAGACAATTCTATAATTCAAAGGACAACCTTAACCTTCTCGGTCATGCTTGGAAACTTTTTGATGAGGGAAAATTCACAGACCTTATCGACGAAGCAATAATGGGGTCATGCAATTCATCAGAAGTTTTGCGAGCAATTCAAATTGGATTATTATGCGTTCAACCATATCCACAAGACAGACCAAACATGACATACGTTGTGTCGATGCTGGACAGTGAAAATGAGCTTCCTAAGCCAAAACAACCTGGTTTTTTCACTGATAACAGAGTGCAACAACGTTCAGAGTATCCATTTTACAACAGTGAATCAAGTTTAACAATCAATGATCTATCTATTACAGTGTTAGATCCTAGGTAG
- the LOC141671677 gene encoding G-type lectin S-receptor-like serine/threonine-protein kinase At4g27290 → MISCTSSIFFFFIAFIFFITFISLTNAADTLNGNQTIVDDGKSTIESSGGVFELGFFSPGRSSNRYVGIWYKKISIRTVIWIANRQTPILGTNSGVLRISKASLQLSDGANIIWSTNSTSDSNAGSVIVQLLDSGNLVIRSGNDTSNGQGFIWQSFDFPTDNLLQGMKIGWDFDKGLERSLESWKTDDDPSIGDYTQRVSRNGYPQMLVLKNSVVQFRFGPWDGIQFSGVTFSRQELDFQLSLVRNDKEIYSSFGITGNSNPVERFVLLSDGSIQVLSWDDQSKKWEDYLSVQRDACDQYAVCGAYGNCNNTKSRNEAACGCLGGYVPKSPERWRSSNWSDGCILQTKFDCENGSDIFVEYSAMKLPDTRTSWFNKTMGLADCKKECLKNCSCKAYSNMDIRQGGTGCLLWFNELLDIRDFKDTGLKFYVRTSASNTEANKGSAKKKGGSSIVIIIAVLVAVAVVITLIVIFLFTRRKIRRRMRRQRGRLALNPQTDTRNDNESKNLDLPLFDFQTIANATNNFSLNNKLGEGGFGPVYKGILGQGQEIAVKRLSKTSRQGLDEFKNEVSCIAKLQHRNLVRLLGCCIEHDEMMLIYEYMPNKSLDTFIFDKDLSKVLDWPKRYNIIKGIAKGLLYLHQDSRLRIIHRDLKTSNVLLDHEMSPKISDFGLARTFGGNETGVNTVKVVGTYGYMSPEYAIDGFFSVKSDAYSFGVVVLEIVSGNKIRGFFNTDNNLNLLGQAWKVYKEGNILDLVDEAFKESCNKSEVLRAVQIGLLCVQPYPKDRPNMRFVVSMLGNDSEVPQPTQQPGVFHERRMQDSDTSSSMQGSSTSNELSITVLNPR, encoded by the exons ATGATCAGCTGCACTAGCAGCATCTTTTTCTTTTTTattgccttcattttcttcatcacCTTTATTTCTTTAACAAATGCAGCAGACACATTAaatggaaatcaaaccattgttGATGATGGAAAAAGCACCATTGAATCTTCTGGTGGTGTTTTTGAGCTGGGATTTTTCAGCCCCGGGAGGTCTTCGAATCGATACGTGGGGATATGGTACAAGAAAATATCAATCAGGACTGTTATATGGATTGCTAATAGACAGACTCCAATTCTTGGTACTAATTCAGGAGTGTTGAGAATTAGTAAAGCAAGTTTACAACTTTCTGATGGTGCTAATATAATTTGGTCAACGAATTCGACATCGGATAGTAATGCTGGTTCTGTGATTGTGCAGCTGTTAGATTCAGGAAATTTGGTTATCAGAAGTGGAAATGACACTAGTAATGGCCAAGGTTTTATTTGGCAAAGTTTCGATTTTCCTACAGATAATCTTTTACAAGGTATGAAGATTGGATGGGACTTCGACAAAGGCCTCGAAAGATCTTTAGAATCATGGAAGACTGATGATGATCCTTCTATAGGTGATTATACACAAAGGGTCAGTAGAAATGGTTACCCTCAAATGCTTGTGTTGAAAAATTCAGTAGTACAATTCAGATTTGGACCATGGGACGGTATTCAGTTTAGTGGTGTTACATTTTCAAGACAGGAATTGGATTTTCAGTTGTCACTTGTTCGTAATGACAAAGAAATCTATTCGAGTTTTGGGATTACTGGTAATTCTAATCCAGTAGAGAGGTTTGTGTTGCTTTCAGATGGATCAATACAAGTTCTCTCATGGGATGATCAAAGCAAAAAATGGGAGGATTATTTAAGTGTTCAGAGGGATGCTTGTGATCAGTATGCAGTGTGCGGGGCTTATGGTAATTGTAACAATACGAAATCAAGAAATGAGGCAGCTTGTGGATGTTTAGGTGGATATGTTCCAAAATCTCCAGAAAGATGGAGATCATCAAACTGGTCTGATGGATGTATTCTACAAACAAAATTTGATTGTGAAAATGGGTCAGATATATTTGTTGAATATTCAGCTATGAAATTGCCAGACACTAGGACCTCTTGGTTTAACAAAACTATGGGGCTTGCTGATTGTAAAAAGGAGTGCCTAAAAAACTGCTCTTGTAAAGCTTACTCAAATATGGATATTAGACAAGGGGGGACTGGCTGCTTGTTATGGTTTAATGAACTTCTTGATATAAGAGATTTTAAGGATACTGGACTCAAGTTCTACGTAAGAACTTCTGCATCAAACACAG AGGCAAACAAGGGTTCGGCAAAAAAGAAGGGAGGAAGTAGCATTGTTATAATCATTGCTGTGTTGGTAGCGGTGGCAGTGGTAATAACACTAATTGTGATTTTCCTCTTTACAAGGAGGAAGATTCGTAGAAGGATGAGGAGGCAGCGAG GACGGTTAGCATTGAATCCACAAACTGATACCCGAAATGACAATGAGAGCAAAAATCTGGATTTACCATTGTTTGATTTCCAAACTATTGCTAATGCTACAAACAACTTTTCATTGAACAATAAGCTTGGTGAGGGAGGTTTTGGGCCTGTCTACAag GGAATTTTAGGCCAAGGACAAGAAATAGCAGTCAAAAGACTTTCAAAGACATCCAGACAAGGGCTAGATGAGTTCAAGAACGAAGTTTCATGTATTGCTAAACTTCAACACCGGAATCTTGTGAGACTTCTAGGATGCTGCATTGAGCACGATGAGATGATGTTAATATACGAATACATGCCCAACAAGAGTTTAGACACATTCATTTTCG ACAAAGACTTGAGCAAGGTACTTGATTGGCCCAAGCGCTACAACATTATAAAAGGCATTGCTAAGGGTCTTTTATATCTTCACCAAGACTCTAGGCTAAGAATAATACATAGAGATCTCAAAACCAGCAATGTGTTACTTGATCATGAAATGAGTCCAAAAATTTCAGATTTTGGCTTGGCAAGAACCTTTGGAGGAAATGAAACCGGAGTAAATACAGTGAAAGTAGTTGGAACATA TGGTTACATGTCACCTGAGTACGCGATTGATGGATTTTTCTCTGTTAAATCAGATGCTTATAGCTTCGGTGTTGTAGTGCTAGAAATAGTAAGTGGAAACAAAATCAGAGGCTTCTTCAACACAGATAACAATCTCAATCTTCTTGGCCAA GCATGGAAAGTGTACAAAGAAGGCAACATTCTGGACCTAGTTGATGAAGCATTCAAGGAATCATGCAATAAATCAGAAGTTTTGAGAGCTGTACAAATAGGGTTATTATGTGTGCAACCATATCCAAAAGACAGACCGAATATGAGATTTGTTGTGTCAATGCTGGGAAATGACAGTGAGGTGCCGCAGCCAACACAGCAGCCTGGTGTTTTTCATGAGAGGAGAATGCAAGACTCTGATACTTCATCAAGTATGCAGGGATCATCAACATCTAATGAATTGTCTATAACAGTTCTTAATCCTAGATAG